Proteins encoded within one genomic window of Synechococcus sp. PCC 7335:
- a CDS encoding WecB/TagA/CpsF family glycosyltransferase, translating to MRATIADVEIDPYSFDEVVERIVDHAQRNSEPAYVVTPNAQHIVLLQQDLKFRQIYRQAFLKVPDGVPLLWAARFLETPLESRVNGTDLFERLCEVAAERHLRIFLLGGRPGAAERASAVLQARHPSLQVVGTHCPPYGFESNAGELALINSKIIAADPHLLFVGLGAPKQEKWIYANYQILRVPVSLGIGVSFELVSGLVKRAPVWMQKAGLEWLFRLIMEPQRLWRRYVVCNTRFIWLILRQRWGFVRKLM from the coding sequence ATGAGAGCTACGATTGCTGATGTCGAAATTGATCCCTATTCCTTTGATGAGGTAGTTGAGCGTATTGTTGATCATGCTCAAAGAAATAGTGAACCTGCCTATGTAGTCACGCCTAATGCACAACATATTGTGCTTTTGCAACAAGATCTCAAGTTTCGTCAAATTTATCGGCAAGCCTTTCTCAAGGTGCCGGATGGTGTCCCTCTACTATGGGCTGCAAGATTTTTGGAGACGCCTCTAGAAAGCCGCGTTAACGGTACTGATTTGTTTGAGCGTCTCTGCGAGGTGGCCGCCGAACGTCATCTACGGATTTTTTTACTAGGTGGACGTCCGGGAGCTGCCGAGCGTGCAAGCGCAGTACTACAGGCTCGGCACCCCAGCCTGCAAGTTGTTGGAACCCATTGTCCACCCTATGGATTTGAGTCGAATGCTGGTGAGTTAGCTTTAATCAACTCCAAAATCATCGCGGCAGATCCTCATCTGCTATTTGTTGGCCTAGGTGCCCCTAAGCAAGAAAAATGGATTTATGCAAACTATCAGATACTAAGAGTCCCGGTTTCCCTGGGTATTGGAGTTAGCTTTGAGTTAGTTAGTGGTTTGGTTAAACGTGCTCCAGTTTGGATGCAGAAAGCTGGTTTAGAATGGTTGTTTCGCCTGATTATGGAACCACAGCGATTATGGCGGCGCTACGTAGTTTGCAATACTCGGTTTATCTGGCTAATATTACGGCAGCGGTGGGGCTTCGTTCGCAAACTGATGTGA